The Macrobrachium nipponense isolate FS-2020 chromosome 46, ASM1510439v2, whole genome shotgun sequence genome has a segment encoding these proteins:
- the LOC135214650 gene encoding uncharacterized protein LOC135214650, translated as MLNSNIWFDGPYFLRGPEELWKNDMPQDDVELKDLQVLQYIQKMRREIAVDKFLKYYSSWHRLRKAVAVYHRLFFILKSKRQTRLNGSITADELDAAGKAVIRYIQRKLLVRKWHSYKRAKGQGGRGLCSSSSIYKLDPFIDPQDMASSR; from the coding sequence ATGCTGAACAGTAACATTTGGTTTGATGGCCCATATTTTCTTAGAGGACCAGAGGAGCTGTGGAAAAATGACATGCCTCAAGATGATGTTGAATTGAAGGATCTACAAGTTTTGCAATACATCCAGAAGATGAGGAGGGAAATTGCTGTTGATaagtttcttaagtattattcttCATGGCATCGGTTGAGGAAGGCTGTTGCAGTGTATCACCGTCTTTTTTTCATACTGAAATCTAAGAGACAAACTAGACTTAATGGTTCAATTACAGCAGATGAATTAGATGCTGCTGGAAAAGCAGTCATCAGATATATCCAGAGAAAACTTTTAGTAAGGAAGTGGCACTCTTACAAAAGAGCGAAGGGTCAAGGGGGCCGAGGACTTTGTAGTAGCAGTAGCATTTATAAACTAGATCCCTTCATTGATCCGCAAGACATGGCTTCTTCGCGCTAA